Proteins found in one Parasteatoda tepidariorum isolate YZ-2023 chromosome 7, CAS_Ptep_4.0, whole genome shotgun sequence genomic segment:
- the LOC107455633 gene encoding N-acylneuraminate-9-phosphatase translates to MGLNKFQNVTTILFDLDNTLINTKGADRLACQQVSQYLQNCGIRRSTAREVVDKFYNLIREQPHDPNNEDGDVDAWRVLLWKQALGPGLSTKASIAYSMWKESRTIHLKFDLALQNMLVELRKHYKLGLITNGPSSSQWEKIRKVNGSIFFDAIVVSGDVKHSKPGVAIFEDAFRILDSSSLECVMVGDNLNTDIKGGIRANCAATVWISDEGLPDREGCPKPDFQVSNVTDIMDLLPERKGFSFLCQDRSVGLYHSMRDETHTGRVN, encoded by the exons ATGGGTCTaaacaagtttcaaaatgtTACTACCATTCTTTTTGATTTAGATAACACTTTAATAAATACGAAAGGTGCAGATCGCTTAGCTTGCCAACAG GTTTCACAATACCTTCAGAATTGTGGAATACGCCGTTCAACAGCTCGTGAAGTCGTTGATAAGTTTTATAACCTAATTCGTGAACAACCTCACGATCCCAATAATGAAGATGGTGATGTTGATGCTTGGAGGGTACTATTATGGAAGCAAGCTTTGGGACCAGGACTTTCGACCAAGGCATCGATTGCTTACTCTATGTGGAAAGAATCCAGGACAATCCACTTGAAATTTGACCTGGCTTTGCAGAACATGCTTGTTGAACTGAGAAAACATTACAAATTAGGATTAATTACAAACGGTCCATCTTCAAGTCAATGGGAAAAGATTAGAAAAGTTAATGgttctatattttttgatgcTATTGTGGTGAGTGGAGATGTGAAACATTCCAAACCAGGTGTTGCCATTTTCGAAGACGCTTTCAG AATACTGGACTCTTCATCTCTTGAATGCGTTATGGTGGGTGATAATTTGAACACTGATATCAAAGGAGGAATTCGTGCTAATTGTGCTGCCACAGTTTGGATAAGTGATGAGGGATTGCCGGACCGAGAAGGTTGTCCGAAACCGGATTTCCAGGTTTCGAATGTCACGGATATAATGGATTTATTACCCGAAAGGAAAGGCTTTTCATTTCTTTGCCAGGATAGATCTGTGGGTCTTTACCATAGTATGAGAGATGAAACACATACTGGGAGGGTGAACTAA